A genomic stretch from Marinobacter fonticola includes:
- a CDS encoding glutathione S-transferase N-terminal domain-containing protein — MANALTFNLEVLGSAASSTLTAWRGCMVVKAAPQPPKPLVLYDMEACPHCRKVREALTALHLDADIRPCPKGGTRFRPEAQRIGGKQQFPMLVDENNGQVMYEAKDIVAYLFSTYGNRPVPGYYRFRAYQPALGSLASAVRRLRGLRVAPARSPEQPLHLWSFEGSPYSRLVRERLCELEIPYRLHNLGKEHWTEIGPATQRLKPGPYLPREGGKRDVFYQQHRRVQVPYLEDPNTGESLFESAAILSYLDRQYATS; from the coding sequence ATGGCAAACGCGCTCACATTTAATCTTGAAGTTTTAGGTTCGGCGGCCAGCTCCACCCTGACCGCCTGGCGCGGCTGCATGGTCGTCAAAGCGGCACCGCAGCCCCCCAAACCGCTTGTTCTGTACGACATGGAAGCCTGCCCCCATTGCCGCAAAGTGCGCGAAGCGCTGACAGCCTTGCACTTGGATGCCGACATCCGGCCTTGCCCCAAAGGCGGAACGCGCTTTCGGCCCGAAGCTCAGCGGATCGGCGGCAAGCAGCAGTTCCCAATGCTGGTGGACGAGAACAACGGGCAGGTCATGTACGAGGCCAAGGACATTGTGGCGTACCTGTTCAGCACCTACGGCAACCGCCCGGTACCCGGTTACTATCGTTTCCGCGCCTATCAGCCGGCGCTGGGCAGTTTGGCTTCTGCCGTTCGCCGGTTGCGAGGCTTACGCGTGGCTCCGGCCCGGTCGCCGGAACAGCCGCTGCATCTGTGGAGCTTCGAGGGCAGCCCTTATTCACGCCTCGTCCGCGAGCGCCTGTGTGAGCTGGAAATACCCTACCGGCTGCATAACCTGGGCAAGGAGCACTGGACGGAGATCGGTCCGGCCACGCAGCGACTCAAACCCGGCCCTTACCTCCCCAGAGAGGGCGGTAAGCGTGATGTGTTCTATCAGCAGCATCGGCGGGTCCAGGTGCCTTACCTGGAGGATCCGAACACGGGTGAATCGCTGTTCGAGTCTGCGGCCATTCTGAGCTATCTCGACCGGCAGTACGCAACGAGTTAG
- a CDS encoding aldo/keto reductase codes for MLPVITRRRFLLGLAATGLASRVPAVFAQGAERPITRPIPSSGQALPVIGMGTWRTFNVGSDPVLLDQRAHILEVFFERGGEVVDSSPMYGSAEAAMGRLTERLGRYDSLFAATKVWTSDGSATREEVERSEELWGVEQLDLMQVHNLLGWEGHLETLKAMKADGRIRYIGITTSHGRRHSEFARIMETEPLDAVQLTYNILDREAEERLLPLAKERGIAVIANRPYQGGRLFDRFQSHPLPDWAGEVGAGNWAEFFLKFIVSHPAVTCAIPATTQVEHMRENMGALYGKLPNADQRQRMIDYIGTL; via the coding sequence ATGCTGCCTGTCATAACCCGGCGTCGTTTTCTTCTCGGCTTGGCCGCGACCGGCCTGGCTTCCCGCGTCCCGGCGGTGTTTGCCCAGGGCGCGGAGAGGCCCATCACCCGGCCGATACCCTCTTCCGGCCAAGCACTGCCCGTTATCGGCATGGGGACCTGGCGTACCTTCAACGTGGGCAGCGACCCGGTTTTGTTGGATCAGCGCGCCCACATCCTCGAGGTTTTTTTCGAGCGTGGCGGCGAGGTCGTCGATTCCTCCCCCATGTACGGGTCCGCCGAAGCGGCTATGGGGCGTTTGACCGAGCGCCTGGGACGTTACGACAGTCTGTTCGCAGCCACCAAGGTGTGGACCAGCGATGGCAGCGCGACCCGTGAAGAGGTGGAGCGTTCCGAGGAGCTTTGGGGGGTGGAGCAGCTTGATCTGATGCAGGTCCACAACTTGCTGGGATGGGAAGGTCATCTTGAAACCCTCAAGGCGATGAAAGCCGACGGCCGCATTCGTTACATCGGCATTACCACCTCCCATGGTCGCCGTCATAGCGAGTTTGCGCGCATCATGGAAACCGAACCCCTGGATGCCGTCCAACTGACCTACAATATTCTCGACCGGGAGGCTGAGGAACGCCTGCTGCCATTGGCAAAGGAACGCGGCATTGCCGTGATTGCCAACCGGCCCTACCAGGGCGGACGCTTGTTTGACCGCTTCCAGTCCCATCCGCTGCCTGATTGGGCTGGCGAGGTCGGTGCGGGGAACTGGGCGGAATTCTTCCTCAAATTCATCGTCTCCCATCCGGCGGTGACCTGCGCCATTCCCGCGACGACCCAGGTCGAACACATGCGGGAAAATATGGGCGCGCTTTACGGCAAACTCCCGAACGCGGATCAGCGGCAGCGGATGATCGACTACATCGGGACGCTGTAA
- the dkgB gene encoding 2,5-didehydrogluconate reductase DkgB: MVLDTLPPIGMGTYRLKGDVCRDAVRSALSLGYRHIDTAQIYENEAQVGDGITTSGIPRRDIFLTTKVWFENLRASDLMNSLRDSLQRLKTDHVDLTLIHWPSPDDEVPMEEYLGALRDAQREGMTRFVGVSNFTNDQVDNARVILGDTPIMTNQVEVHPFLSNRKVVSHLQERDIKVTGYMPLAVGRVMDDETLLDIARAHNVTPAQISIAWLASRGIVAIPSSTRPSHQKENLAAMDIELTIDEIDAIDKLNRNERVANPSFAPEWDE; encoded by the coding sequence ATGGTTTTGGATACCCTGCCACCCATCGGGATGGGAACCTACCGCCTCAAAGGCGACGTTTGCCGGGATGCGGTGCGAAGTGCCCTGTCTCTGGGATATCGACACATCGACACGGCCCAGATCTACGAAAATGAAGCTCAGGTGGGCGACGGCATTACCACCAGCGGCATTCCTCGTCGCGATATTTTCCTGACCACCAAGGTCTGGTTCGAAAATCTCCGTGCCAGCGACTTGATGAACAGCCTCAGGGATAGCCTGCAGCGGCTGAAGACGGACCACGTGGACCTGACGCTGATCCACTGGCCCTCGCCGGACGACGAAGTGCCTATGGAAGAATACCTGGGTGCCCTGCGCGACGCCCAGCGCGAAGGCATGACGCGGTTCGTCGGCGTCTCCAACTTTACTAACGATCAAGTGGACAATGCGCGCGTTATCCTTGGCGATACGCCGATCATGACCAACCAGGTGGAAGTCCATCCCTTCCTCAGCAACCGCAAGGTGGTCAGCCATCTACAGGAACGGGACATCAAGGTGACCGGCTACATGCCACTGGCCGTCGGGCGTGTCATGGACGACGAAACCTTGCTGGATATCGCCCGCGCCCACAACGTCACGCCGGCGCAGATTTCCATTGCCTGGCTGGCATCGCGGGGTATTGTCGCGATTCCGTCTTCCACACGGCCCAGCCACCAGAAGGAAAACCTGGCGGCGATGGATATCGAACTCACCATCGACGAGATCGATGCCATCGATAAGCTCAATCGCAACGAGCGGGTGGCAAATCCAAGCTTCGCGCCGGAATGGGACGAGTAA
- a CDS encoding zinc-dependent alcohol dehydrogenase family protein: MLQAKYEKRGPVPQEVIEAVEVETPDPGPGQALVKVVAAPINPSDVLTLTGEYGMLPSLPAVGGNEGVGKLVGLGPDTQGPEPGQLVLLPVGIGTWASHVLVDARKLIPLPGEADAKQLAMMTINPPTALLMLNEFVDLQEGDWVIHNAANSGVGGYLVQLAKMKGIKTVNVVRRESAVESVKEQGADVVLVDGPDLHKRVREAVGDGQVRLAIDAVGGAATDHIANCLVEGGVLVNYGMMSGEPCQVSPANIVFKGVTVKGFWLAKWFENATQEQQRNIFGQLTKLIATGKLQAKIAGEYDVLQIKEAVAAAAAGERDGKILVVPV, translated from the coding sequence ATGCTTCAAGCGAAATACGAGAAACGCGGCCCCGTACCCCAAGAGGTGATTGAGGCCGTCGAGGTGGAAACGCCGGACCCGGGTCCTGGCCAGGCGTTAGTCAAGGTCGTCGCCGCACCCATTAACCCCTCCGATGTTCTGACGCTGACCGGCGAGTACGGCATGCTGCCGTCGCTGCCGGCCGTTGGCGGCAACGAGGGGGTAGGCAAGCTTGTGGGGCTGGGTCCCGACACCCAGGGGCCGGAGCCGGGACAGCTGGTGCTGCTGCCTGTTGGTATCGGTACCTGGGCCAGCCACGTTCTGGTGGATGCGCGCAAACTGATCCCCCTGCCGGGCGAGGCGGATGCGAAACAACTGGCGATGATGACGATCAACCCGCCAACCGCATTGCTGATGCTCAATGAGTTCGTCGATCTCCAGGAGGGCGACTGGGTCATCCATAACGCCGCTAACTCCGGTGTTGGCGGGTATCTGGTTCAGCTCGCCAAAATGAAGGGTATCAAGACCGTCAACGTGGTGCGGCGCGAGTCTGCTGTCGAATCGGTCAAGGAGCAGGGCGCCGACGTCGTGCTGGTGGACGGGCCGGACCTGCACAAGCGGGTGCGCGAAGCCGTAGGCGACGGGCAGGTTCGGTTGGCCATCGATGCCGTCGGCGGTGCTGCCACAGACCACATTGCCAACTGTCTGGTCGAAGGCGGCGTGCTGGTGAATTACGGCATGATGAGTGGCGAACCCTGTCAGGTATCGCCGGCTAACATCGTCTTCAAGGGTGTCACGGTAAAAGGGTTCTGGCTGGCCAAGTGGTTTGAGAACGCTACTCAGGAGCAGCAGCGCAATATCTTCGGTCAACTCACCAAGCTGATCGCCACGGGTAAGCTTCAGGCAAAGATTGCCGGCGAGTATGATGTGCTGCAAATCAAGGAGGCGGTGGCCGCTGCGGCAGCCGGCGAACGCGACGGCAAGATTCTGGTCGTGCCGGTTTAG
- a CDS encoding GFA family protein, whose product MITGQCLCGGVRFEYGGRLGPIALCHCSQCRQAHGSAFGASSPVQNVHFSFTAGSDLIREFESRPGKYRAFCSNCGSPLYSRVDAIPGILRLRVGVIDGPVNPPAAYHVFVGAKSDWFEITDDLPQYEKLERTNDPH is encoded by the coding sequence ATGATTACGGGTCAATGTCTGTGCGGCGGCGTCCGCTTCGAATACGGGGGCCGTCTCGGGCCTATCGCGCTGTGTCATTGTAGCCAGTGCCGTCAGGCCCACGGCAGCGCTTTCGGCGCCAGCAGTCCGGTGCAGAATGTGCATTTCAGTTTCACCGCGGGCAGCGACCTGATCCGCGAATTCGAATCCCGGCCCGGCAAGTATCGGGCCTTCTGTTCCAACTGCGGGAGTCCGCTATACAGCCGGGTCGATGCCATACCCGGTATCCTGCGACTGCGGGTCGGCGTGATCGATGGTCCGGTTAACCCGCCGGCTGCGTACCATGTCTTTGTGGGCGCCAAGTCTGACTGGTTCGAGATCACCGATGATCTCCCCCAGTACGAGAAACTCGAGCGCACCAACGATCCGCACTAG
- a CDS encoding ABC transporter ATP-binding protein: protein MNRSVVRVDNLHKQFRSGGETVAVFHGLNLTLAPGGSLALMGRSGSGKSTLLNLLSGLETWSRGRISLFGDELTAGDSLHWSELRRKRIATVFQEANLMPAMTLTENVQLRASLAGHDRVDAQGWLDRLGVGALAKRYPDQVSGGQRQRAALAMAFAMQPALLLADEPTGSLDLHTADDVADVLFTFQREQGCPMILATHDSRLAERCGQIHQLADAA from the coding sequence GTGAACCGATCCGTGGTTCGCGTGGACAATCTGCACAAGCAATTCCGCTCAGGCGGCGAGACCGTTGCCGTTTTTCACGGGCTGAACCTGACCCTGGCGCCCGGGGGTTCGCTGGCCCTGATGGGCCGTTCCGGTTCCGGTAAAAGTACGTTGCTGAACCTGCTAAGCGGTCTGGAGACCTGGAGCCGTGGCCGCATCAGTTTGTTCGGCGACGAACTGACCGCAGGGGATAGCCTGCACTGGAGCGAACTGAGGCGCAAGCGGATTGCGACCGTCTTCCAGGAAGCCAATCTGATGCCGGCGATGACCCTGACGGAGAATGTGCAGTTGCGTGCCAGCCTGGCGGGACATGACCGAGTAGACGCCCAAGGTTGGCTCGACCGTCTGGGGGTGGGTGCGTTGGCCAAGCGGTACCCCGATCAGGTTTCCGGGGGCCAGCGTCAGCGTGCCGCGCTCGCCATGGCGTTTGCCATGCAGCCCGCGTTGCTCCTGGCGGACGAACCCACCGGTAGCCTGGACCTGCACACTGCCGACGATGTGGCTGATGTGCTCTTCACCTTTCAGCGTGAACAAGGCTGCCCCATGATCCTTGCCACGCACGATTCCCGTCTCGCCGAACGGTGCGGCCAGATTCATCAATTGGCAGATGCGGCGTGA
- a CDS encoding ABC transporter permease — protein MTRGLLLRAFLSHYRRHPLQLAALALIILLATGLWSGVWDLTRQARSSLEQGNQVLSGFSEISRANGDPVTVDDFVRLRRAGLCVIPWLNVEADGDRGQIIGIDSVSLGCFAGRAQGKRSLDRFRGEPFVDIGQAASRAQSSGSDSRLRLMAPTDVGSLPQGYRTAPAERRLDTGELADSFLLNLDALCVLVLLITGLLVRSVYLLGQSQRRASFMLLRRFGVRPSRIRRFLVVELAVITVVAALPGTLLGLMLAQGFAVGFERALGGLFDVTLFSQSLSWMSIVPVLVMTLLVLLWCLVSPAGSRPRRGKSYLLPGAALLLGIATLWVYGSSSLLQVFLALALLFLAVGVLTPGLIAGVLARLSRSRHAGQPLQRWSLRELSVMVRRLGLPVVALQFAAATVLAIQALVTTFEATFYDWLDQRLQGDIYMEWPIDANLERLAPTLRSLEAVDAWHPVTRGEATLQQPQQSRVDLLALEPSSPLLQDWTFLAAVDTPWHAVADGQVMINEQLARRHGLKPGDALGVTLSGSTQQRVIAAIYADYGRPSGEVLIAAKLLPPNFRPSFVSLTLDLKPSADIGKVSRTLQTAVPDLALHIRNNDSVRGLATRVFHQTFLLTQAISLLTLVLAGMALLVLGWVFFATRRWYFHLLRVWGLSAGELRRLVARLSVGLTLLSALAALPLGVLLTWVLVARINPLAFGWSLPMAVYPLFWIQLLGVAVGIGLIIAWLIQRQLGDTAPDPVTMDQLAGEER, from the coding sequence GTGACGCGGGGCCTGCTCCTACGCGCCTTTCTCAGTCACTATCGCCGTCATCCGCTGCAACTGGCCGCCCTGGCTCTGATCATCCTGCTGGCGACGGGCCTTTGGAGCGGCGTCTGGGACCTGACGCGCCAGGCGCGCAGTAGCCTTGAACAGGGCAATCAGGTGCTCTCCGGTTTCAGTGAAATCAGCCGAGCGAACGGCGATCCGGTCACGGTGGACGACTTTGTCCGGCTGCGGCGGGCGGGCCTCTGTGTCATTCCTTGGTTGAATGTAGAGGCCGACGGCGATCGCGGCCAGATCATTGGTATCGATAGCGTGTCCCTCGGTTGCTTTGCCGGGCGTGCCCAGGGCAAGCGCAGCCTTGATCGCTTCCGGGGCGAGCCCTTTGTCGATATTGGCCAGGCTGCCAGCCGGGCACAATCGTCCGGGTCAGACAGCCGTCTGCGCCTGATGGCGCCAACCGACGTGGGCTCGCTGCCGCAGGGTTATCGTACGGCGCCGGCCGAGCGGCGGCTCGATACCGGTGAGTTGGCGGATAGCTTCTTGTTGAACCTGGATGCGTTGTGCGTACTGGTACTGCTGATCACCGGCCTGCTGGTGCGAAGCGTCTATCTGCTCGGCCAATCCCAGCGACGGGCCAGCTTCATGCTGCTACGTCGTTTCGGTGTGCGTCCGTCCCGAATCCGGCGCTTTCTGGTCGTAGAATTGGCGGTCATAACGGTGGTTGCGGCGTTGCCCGGCACACTGTTGGGCCTCATGCTGGCGCAAGGGTTTGCGGTGGGCTTCGAACGAGCCTTGGGCGGTCTTTTCGACGTCACCCTGTTCAGTCAATCCCTGTCCTGGATGAGTATCGTGCCGGTGTTGGTGATGACCCTGCTGGTGCTGCTCTGGTGTCTGGTCTCGCCCGCCGGGTCCCGGCCGCGCCGGGGCAAGTCCTATCTTCTCCCGGGGGCCGCTCTGTTATTGGGGATTGCGACGCTCTGGGTCTATGGCTCAAGTTCGCTGTTGCAGGTCTTCCTGGCGCTGGCTTTGCTCTTTCTCGCAGTGGGCGTTTTGACGCCGGGACTGATCGCGGGCGTTCTCGCTCGTCTGTCACGGTCGCGCCACGCCGGCCAGCCGCTGCAACGATGGTCGTTGCGCGAGCTTTCGGTGATGGTTCGCCGCTTGGGGCTTCCGGTCGTGGCGCTACAGTTCGCTGCCGCGACGGTACTGGCGATACAGGCACTGGTCACGACATTCGAGGCGACCTTTTACGACTGGCTGGATCAGCGCCTGCAGGGGGACATCTATATGGAATGGCCCATCGATGCAAACCTGGAGCGTCTCGCGCCGACACTGCGCTCCCTTGAAGCGGTAGATGCCTGGCATCCGGTCACGCGCGGTGAAGCCACTCTGCAGCAGCCGCAACAATCGCGTGTAGATCTGCTTGCCCTGGAGCCGTCGTCGCCGCTCCTGCAGGACTGGACGTTTCTCGCTGCTGTCGACACACCCTGGCACGCGGTCGCGGACGGCCAGGTTATGATCAACGAGCAGTTGGCACGACGCCATGGCCTGAAGCCGGGCGATGCCCTGGGCGTTACGCTCTCCGGGTCGACGCAACAGCGCGTCATCGCGGCTATCTACGCCGACTACGGCCGTCCCAGTGGCGAGGTGTTAATCGCCGCAAAGCTGCTGCCGCCCAATTTCCGTCCCTCGTTCGTCAGCCTTACGCTCGACCTGAAACCATCGGCGGACATCGGCAAGGTCAGCCGAACCCTGCAAACGGCGGTTCCGGACCTGGCGCTGCACATCAGGAATAATGACTCCGTTCGCGGACTGGCTACCCGGGTATTCCACCAGACGTTCCTGCTGACCCAGGCTATCAGCCTACTAACCCTCGTGCTGGCGGGAATGGCGTTGCTGGTCCTGGGTTGGGTGTTTTTTGCAACCCGGCGCTGGTATTTCCACCTGTTGCGCGTTTGGGGGCTGTCGGCAGGCGAGCTGAGACGACTGGTTGCGCGTCTTTCCGTCGGCCTGACGTTGCTGTCTGCGTTGGCCGCCTTGCCGCTGGGGGTGTTGCTAACCTGGGTGCTGGTGGCGCGGATCAACCCGTTGGCGTTCGGCTGGTCTCTCCCCATGGCGGTTTATCCTCTGTTCTGGATTCAACTTTTAGGGGTGGCCGTGGGTATTGGCCTCATCATCGCGTGGCTTATCCAGCGTCAGCTTGGGGACACGGCGCCCGATCCCGTGACGATGGATCAGTTGGCGGGAGAGGAACGATGA
- a CDS encoding lipocalin-like domain-containing protein, which yields MSRPIWVLILLLTTVGCSDPSSSQPEGFAGLGESLDQGAQAQDFAQPGPGDGIQLPRDLGPHPAHRIEWWYLTANLTTEQGTPVGLQWTQFRQALVPRSPSDPPPASENWPLESVWMAHAALSVDGSSQGQHLFSERVARGDIGHAGARAQPFTVWLDDWQLTSKGDGRWHLQVDGGDWSYDLILQTRRPPVRHGEHGFSAKSGSGEGSMYFSYVDLAIAGTITVGGETQKVSGGGWFDREWSSQFLRSDQTGWDWMALRLDSGARVMAFRLREAGGAFSAGTWISPKHEVVPLQSADFELEVEARRKTPRGAVPVSWRLRIPSRQVDLTIRAMPGNFWNEGLYPYWESPVRIDGSHRGRGYLELTGYDEENP from the coding sequence ATGAGCCGGCCTATCTGGGTGTTGATCCTCCTGCTGACGACCGTAGGCTGCTCGGACCCCTCGTCCTCGCAGCCGGAGGGCTTCGCCGGCTTGGGCGAATCGCTGGATCAGGGCGCGCAGGCTCAGGACTTTGCTCAGCCGGGGCCCGGCGATGGGATTCAGCTTCCCCGCGACCTGGGACCGCACCCGGCGCATCGAATCGAATGGTGGTACCTCACGGCTAACCTGACCACTGAGCAGGGCACCCCGGTCGGCCTGCAATGGACCCAGTTTCGTCAAGCTCTGGTGCCGAGGTCACCCTCCGATCCCCCGCCTGCCAGCGAGAACTGGCCGCTTGAATCGGTTTGGATGGCTCATGCCGCGCTTTCCGTAGACGGATCGTCGCAGGGCCAACATCTTTTCAGTGAGCGCGTGGCCCGCGGCGATATCGGTCACGCCGGTGCCCGGGCCCAGCCGTTTACTGTATGGCTGGACGATTGGCAATTGACCTCCAAAGGCGATGGCCGGTGGCATCTTCAGGTGGACGGCGGGGATTGGTCCTATGACCTGATCCTGCAAACCCGGCGGCCCCCGGTCCGTCATGGCGAGCATGGTTTCAGTGCCAAGTCCGGCAGTGGCGAGGGCTCTATGTACTTCAGCTATGTGGACCTGGCCATCGCAGGCACGATCACCGTGGGTGGCGAAACGCAGAAGGTGTCCGGCGGTGGCTGGTTCGATCGGGAATGGAGCAGCCAGTTCCTGCGCTCCGACCAGACCGGTTGGGACTGGATGGCCCTGCGATTGGACTCCGGCGCACGGGTGATGGCTTTTCGGCTACGGGAAGCCGGCGGCGCGTTCAGCGCCGGGACCTGGATCAGCCCCAAGCACGAGGTGGTGCCGCTACAGTCCGCTGACTTTGAGCTGGAGGTCGAAGCGCGGCGCAAGACCCCACGCGGCGCGGTGCCTGTGAGTTGGCGTTTGCGCATTCCCTCACGGCAAGTGGATCTGACGATACGGGCAATGCCGGGCAACTTCTGGAACGAAGGCCTCTATCCCTATTGGGAAAGCCCCGTCCGGATCGATGGCTCGCATCGGGGCCGGGGTTATCTTGAGTTAACGGGCTATGATGAGGAAAATCCGTAA
- a CDS encoding glycerate kinase encodes MTHILIAPDSFKESLTAAEVATAIRRGLAEALPDASFTELPLADGGEGTLEALVIAAGGRYETTEVTGPDGSTLKARFGLIHDDRTAVIEMAEASGLQRLSQARRNPMKTTTRGTGELILDALDRGVEQIILTLGGSATNDGGLGMAQALGVNALDASGQPVAPGGQGLLELASLNLHELDTRVPATRFRVICDVNNPLTGANGATYVFGPQKGATPEMLVQLDQGMARYGLLLEQVVGRRLSDTPGAGAAGGLGAAACGFLGGRLEPGIDVVMDAVGLREHLRGADLVVTGEGRIDAQTARGKTLAGLAREAAQANVPVIALAGSLGDDYTEALACGLTAIFGVTPAPMPLAEALEQTAASLRRTARNVGALYGVRPHWG; translated from the coding sequence GTGACCCATATTCTGATTGCGCCCGACTCGTTCAAGGAAAGCTTAACCGCCGCCGAGGTGGCGACTGCCATCCGAAGGGGTTTGGCCGAAGCCCTGCCCGACGCTTCTTTTACCGAACTGCCGCTGGCTGACGGCGGCGAGGGCACCCTGGAAGCGCTGGTCATCGCAGCGGGCGGACGCTATGAAACCACCGAGGTCACCGGGCCGGACGGCTCGACCCTCAAGGCGCGTTTCGGTTTGATACATGACGACCGCACCGCGGTCATCGAGATGGCCGAAGCCAGCGGCCTGCAGCGGTTAAGCCAAGCCCGGCGCAACCCGATGAAAACCACCACCCGGGGCACCGGTGAACTGATCCTGGATGCACTTGATAGAGGGGTCGAGCAGATTATCCTCACCCTGGGCGGCAGCGCCACGAATGACGGCGGTCTGGGCATGGCCCAGGCACTTGGCGTCAATGCGCTGGATGCGTCCGGTCAGCCGGTCGCTCCCGGAGGACAAGGACTGCTGGAGCTGGCGTCCCTGAACCTGCATGAGTTGGATACCCGGGTGCCTGCCACCCGCTTTCGCGTGATTTGCGATGTGAATAACCCGCTCACGGGCGCCAATGGCGCAACCTACGTCTTCGGGCCCCAAAAAGGTGCGACCCCGGAGATGCTGGTCCAATTGGATCAGGGAATGGCGCGGTATGGTCTCCTGCTGGAGCAAGTGGTCGGTCGGCGCCTCTCCGATACGCCGGGTGCTGGCGCGGCCGGTGGACTCGGGGCAGCCGCCTGCGGCTTTTTGGGCGGCCGGTTGGAGCCCGGAATCGACGTAGTAATGGATGCGGTAGGCCTGCGCGAGCATTTACGCGGCGCCGATCTGGTAGTTACGGGTGAAGGTCGTATCGATGCCCAGACGGCACGCGGCAAGACGCTGGCCGGTCTTGCCCGTGAAGCCGCTCAGGCCAACGTGCCCGTGATTGCACTGGCCGGCAGCCTGGGCGATGACTACACCGAGGCACTGGCCTGCGGACTGACCGCTATTTTCGGCGTCACGCCCGCACCCATGCCTTTGGCTGAAGCTTTGGAGCAGACCGCCGCCAGCCTGAGACGGACGGCCCGCAACGTCGGTGCGCTCTACGGCGTCCGCCCGCATTGGGGCTAA
- a CDS encoding PQQ-dependent sugar dehydrogenase has translation MQSAQSHCNRSFPISLFSLILASLTLSSPTHAEIFSSQYHDYKVETIATGLENPWAMAFLPNGDALVTERAGRLRILRDGNIVEQPVSGLPDLKVGGQGGLMDIILHPEFSDNRQLFLSYAHQNSEGYTTRVARAHYENRKLSDVKVIFDALPRSDSTRHYAGRLAFDREGYLYVPVGDRGEKDRAQDISDDAGGVHRITTDGEPAPGNPFLDDPDASDTLFTYGNRNIQGIARHPETGAIWTHEHGPRGGDEINILEASTNYGWPEITHGIGYSGLPITDRTEAPGMAQPLHYWDPSIAPSGMAFYTGEVFPQWQGDVFVGALKFQKVVRLRINDAKDVVEEEDLLTDMDHRIRAVTQGPAGNIWLLTDAPDGHIMKITAP, from the coding sequence ATGCAGAGCGCGCAGAGCCATTGCAACCGATCCTTTCCCATAAGCCTGTTCAGTCTGATCCTGGCGAGCCTTACCTTGAGCAGCCCGACTCACGCAGAAATCTTTAGTTCGCAATACCATGATTACAAAGTTGAAACCATTGCGACCGGCCTGGAAAATCCATGGGCCATGGCGTTCCTGCCCAATGGCGACGCCTTGGTCACAGAACGGGCAGGCCGGTTGCGGATTTTGCGGGACGGCAACATCGTCGAGCAGCCTGTGTCGGGTTTACCCGACCTGAAGGTGGGCGGCCAAGGCGGACTCATGGATATAATTCTGCATCCCGAGTTTAGCGATAACCGCCAGCTGTTCCTGAGTTATGCCCACCAGAACTCAGAGGGGTACACCACGCGTGTGGCCCGGGCCCACTACGAGAACCGCAAGCTGAGCGATGTGAAAGTCATCTTCGATGCTTTACCCCGCTCGGATTCGACGCGTCACTACGCGGGGCGCCTGGCATTCGACCGGGAAGGCTATCTGTATGTACCGGTGGGTGATCGAGGCGAAAAGGATCGCGCCCAGGACATCAGTGACGACGCAGGCGGCGTGCATCGCATTACTACCGATGGCGAACCGGCACCGGGCAACCCCTTTCTCGACGACCCCGACGCAAGCGATACGCTTTTCACCTACGGCAACCGCAATATCCAGGGGATAGCGCGTCACCCCGAAACTGGCGCAATCTGGACCCACGAACATGGTCCCAGAGGCGGCGACGAAATCAATATTCTCGAGGCCAGCACCAACTACGGTTGGCCGGAAATCACCCACGGGATCGGCTACAGCGGCCTGCCTATCACGGATCGAACCGAGGCACCGGGCATGGCCCAGCCCCTGCACTACTGGGATCCGTCCATCGCACCTTCCGGTATGGCCTTTTACACCGGTGAGGTCTTTCCGCAATGGCAGGGCGACGTGTTCGTCGGCGCCTTGAAGTTCCAGAAAGTGGTGCGTCTGCGCATTAATGACGCCAAGGACGTGGTCGAGGAGGAGGACCTGCTGACGGATATGGATCACCGTATCAGGGCCGTCACTCAGGGACCCGCAGGCAATATCTGGCTGCTGACCGATGCCCCTGATGGCCACATTATGAAGATCACGGCGCCCTGA
- a CDS encoding dodecin, translating to MSDHHVYKKVEVVGSSRTSIDDAINNALAECSKSIKNVEWFEVTETRGHVENGKVGHYQVALKVGFRIEGS from the coding sequence ATGTCAGACCATCACGTCTACAAGAAAGTTGAGGTGGTTGGTTCCTCTCGCACCAGTATCGACGACGCTATCAATAATGCGTTGGCCGAGTGCAGCAAGAGCATCAAGAACGTGGAGTGGTTCGAAGTGACGGAAACCCGGGGCCATGTGGAGAACGGCAAGGTTGGCCATTATCAGGTGGCCCTGAAGGTCGGCTTCCGGATAGAAGGCAGCTGA